Proteins from a single region of Streptomyces vinaceus:
- a CDS encoding gas vesicle protein GvpG, with protein sequence MGLLTYLLTLPVAPVRAVTWVAQRVVDKAEEEYYDPAPVWRRLAELEQQLLSGEIDQDAFDREEDELLDRLEEITEYQQRP encoded by the coding sequence ATGGGACTGCTGACCTACTTGCTGACGCTTCCCGTAGCCCCGGTACGCGCCGTCACCTGGGTCGCCCAGCGCGTCGTCGACAAGGCAGAAGAGGAGTACTACGACCCCGCTCCCGTCTGGCGCCGCCTCGCCGAGCTGGAGCAGCAGCTTCTGAGCGGCGAAATCGACCAGGACGCCTTCGACCGGGAGGAGGACGAACTGCTCGACCGGCTGGAGGAGATCACCGAGTACCAGCAGCGTCCCTGA
- a CDS encoding CsbD family protein, translating into MGAGKKAKNVTKTTKGKMKEATGKAVGNESLEAKGRSEQALGDAKQTLQKAKDTLKH; encoded by the coding sequence ATGGGTGCGGGCAAGAAGGCCAAGAACGTCACCAAGACGACCAAAGGAAAAATGAAGGAAGCCACTGGCAAGGCCGTAGGCAACGAGAGCTTGGAAGCCAAGGGGCGCAGCGAGCAAGCGCTCGGCGACGCCAAGCAGACCCTCCAGAAGGCCAAGGACACACTGAAGCACTGA
- a CDS encoding TetR/AcrR family transcriptional regulator: MSEPTATTTPRERYRRQVREEIKQRAREQIAAAGTSALSLNKIAKQMGLSGAGLYRYFTGRDELLAELVRDAYQSLVDAFRAAAGRDEGGLHGLAHALRAWALDDPQRYFLVYGPPVPGYRAPVDLSLKMAEIMSLIISASDADPASSPGASPPASLSAGEDRAPASSTRLALAFWTRLHGILSLELSGHFLGMGFDPAQLYENELDLLSAG; this comes from the coding sequence ATGAGTGAGCCGACTGCTACGACAACCCCCCGCGAGCGCTACCGCCGACAGGTGCGTGAAGAGATCAAGCAGCGGGCGCGGGAGCAGATCGCCGCTGCGGGGACATCGGCGCTCTCGCTCAACAAGATCGCAAAGCAGATGGGCCTCAGCGGGGCGGGGCTGTACCGGTATTTCACGGGCCGGGACGAGTTGCTCGCTGAGTTGGTACGCGATGCCTATCAGAGTCTGGTCGACGCTTTCCGGGCAGCGGCCGGCCGGGACGAGGGCGGTCTCCATGGCCTTGCGCACGCTCTGCGCGCGTGGGCACTCGACGATCCCCAGCGCTACTTCCTCGTGTACGGGCCACCGGTGCCCGGCTACCGGGCCCCCGTGGACCTGTCCCTGAAGATGGCGGAGATCATGAGCCTGATCATCAGCGCCTCCGATGCCGATCCCGCCTCCTCCCCCGGGGCTTCGCCCCCTGCCTCCCTGTCTGCCGGGGAGGATCGAGCGCCGGCTTCGTCGACACGGTTGGCCCTTGCTTTCTGGACGCGGCTGCACGGCATCCTGTCGTTGGAACTCAGCGGGCATTTCCTCGGTATGGGGTTTGATCCCGCCCAGCTCTACGAGAACGAGCTGGATCTGCTGTCGGCCGGCTGA
- a CDS encoding GvpL/GvpF family gas vesicle protein, which produces MPLYVYSITAKDHPRRLDGLHGVGAEPSPLRTVTAGPLCAVVSDVDEEIRPKRRDLTAHQAVQEQLMADGAVLPLQFGYIAADDLSVREALAADADGYLSTLARLEGCAEYHVRASQTDDAPLLQQILADSPEARDLNERIRGGDRDPALPLALGEMVAHEVQARQEALAAGLTETLISFSREYLARPPSGSDFLNLSLLVPDEQKENLRVAEANMAREIGSGIDLRFSGPLPPYSFVQ; this is translated from the coding sequence ATGCCGCTCTACGTGTACTCGATCACCGCCAAGGACCACCCCCGCCGCCTGGACGGACTCCACGGCGTCGGCGCGGAGCCTTCCCCGCTGCGCACCGTCACCGCCGGGCCGCTGTGCGCGGTGGTCAGCGACGTCGACGAGGAGATCCGGCCCAAACGCCGCGACCTCACCGCGCACCAGGCAGTCCAGGAGCAGCTCATGGCCGACGGCGCCGTTCTGCCCCTGCAGTTCGGCTACATCGCCGCCGACGACCTCTCGGTCCGCGAGGCCCTGGCGGCCGACGCCGACGGGTACCTGTCCACTCTGGCACGCCTGGAGGGATGCGCCGAGTACCACGTACGGGCATCACAGACCGACGACGCGCCCCTTCTGCAGCAGATCCTTGCGGACTCGCCCGAGGCGAGGGACCTCAACGAACGGATCCGTGGCGGCGACCGCGATCCGGCCCTGCCGCTCGCCCTGGGCGAGATGGTCGCCCACGAAGTTCAGGCGCGGCAGGAGGCGCTGGCGGCCGGACTGACCGAGACCCTCATCTCCTTCTCGCGCGAGTACCTCGCCCGCCCGCCCTCGGGAAGCGACTTCCTCAACCTCTCCCTGCTGGTGCCCGACGAGCAGAAGGAAAACCTGCGCGTCGCGGAAGCCAACATGGCCCGTGAGATCGGCAGCGGGATCGACTTGCGCTTCTCCGGTCCCCTGCCCCCGTACAGCTTCGTCCAGTGA
- a CDS encoding FAD-dependent monooxygenase, with product MCGRRVVVVGAGIGGLTAAVALHRLGWEVTVHEQAARAAASTGAGIVLAPNALRAFEAIGFDVERATGSAASAAMGVRRPDGVWLNRADTAALVRRYGRPPLAVHRAALTGGLAAELPEGALRYTTAVEGIEGAEEDTARVRTGAGEVQADVVIAADGINSPLRRRFFPGHPGLHHSGETAWRTVVTIEDMPGLTTSETWGRGERFGIVPLADGRVYVYATAFVPPGSRSADGRAELARRFGRWHAPVPALLEYMEPAAMLQHDLYDLAAPLPRLHQGRIAWIGDAAHAMTPNLGQGGCQAIEDAVVLAHLLHRAGPGAVPAALAAYSTARRERTDAIRVRSRRAGQVAGLRNPLAVGVRNLAVRATPGRLALRALDDLYDGFTLPA from the coding sequence ATGTGCGGACGTCGAGTGGTCGTGGTCGGAGCCGGGATCGGCGGACTCACGGCGGCCGTGGCCCTCCACCGCCTCGGCTGGGAGGTCACCGTCCACGAGCAGGCGGCTCGGGCGGCCGCCAGCACCGGCGCCGGGATCGTGCTCGCGCCCAACGCCCTGCGTGCCTTCGAGGCCATCGGATTCGACGTCGAACGGGCGACCGGCAGCGCCGCGTCGGCCGCCATGGGCGTGCGTCGCCCCGACGGCGTCTGGCTGAACCGGGCCGACACCGCCGCACTGGTCCGGCGCTACGGTCGCCCCCCGCTCGCCGTGCACCGGGCCGCCCTCACCGGCGGTCTGGCCGCGGAACTACCCGAAGGGGCGCTGCGGTACACCACCGCCGTCGAGGGGATCGAGGGCGCCGAGGAAGACACCGCCCGCGTGCGGACCGGGGCCGGGGAGGTGCAGGCCGATGTCGTGATAGCCGCCGACGGCATCAACAGCCCCCTGCGTCGGCGGTTCTTCCCGGGCCACCCCGGCCTGCACCACAGCGGCGAAACGGCCTGGCGGACGGTCGTCACCATCGAGGACATGCCCGGCCTCACGACCTCCGAGACCTGGGGGCGCGGCGAGCGCTTCGGCATCGTGCCGCTGGCCGACGGGCGCGTGTACGTCTATGCCACCGCCTTCGTGCCGCCGGGCAGCCGGTCGGCCGACGGGCGGGCCGAGCTGGCGCGGCGGTTCGGCCGGTGGCACGCGCCCGTACCCGCCCTGCTGGAATACATGGAGCCCGCCGCCATGCTCCAGCACGACCTCTACGACCTCGCCGCGCCGCTGCCCCGCCTGCACCAAGGCCGCATCGCCTGGATCGGCGACGCCGCCCACGCCATGACGCCCAACCTGGGCCAAGGCGGCTGCCAGGCGATCGAGGACGCCGTGGTCCTGGCCCACCTGCTGCACCGGGCCGGCCCCGGAGCGGTCCCTGCTGCCCTCGCCGCGTACAGCACGGCCCGGCGCGAGCGGACCGATGCAATCCGGGTGAGGTCCCGTCGCGCGGGCCAGGTGGCAGGCCTGCGCAACCCACTCGCCGTCGGCGTGCGGAACCTCGCCGTCCGCGCCACTCCCGGCCGGCTCGCCCTCCGGGCACTGGACGACCTCTACGACGGATTCACGCTCCCCGCGTAG
- a CDS encoding gas vesicle protein, whose translation MAAAEPARRRRAPSRRAGESAEQDTNARRRGAPPRRSGRPGAAAAMRAAAEQLAELLGRFPESVSSLKPTEDGWVAQVEVVELERIPDTTSVMASYRVALDEEGELISYERTRRYSRGMIDRLT comes from the coding sequence ATGGCCGCAGCGGAACCTGCACGCCGTCGGCGGGCCCCTTCGAGGCGTGCCGGTGAGAGCGCAGAGCAGGACACGAACGCGCGTCGTCGCGGTGCGCCCCCACGCCGCTCCGGGAGACCGGGCGCGGCGGCTGCGATGCGGGCCGCGGCCGAGCAGCTCGCCGAACTTCTTGGTCGCTTTCCCGAGTCGGTGTCCTCCCTCAAGCCCACCGAAGACGGCTGGGTGGCGCAGGTGGAGGTGGTGGAGCTGGAGCGCATTCCTGATACGACCAGCGTGATGGCCAGCTACCGGGTCGCCCTGGACGAGGAGGGTGAGCTGATTTCCTACGAACGCACCCGCCGCTACAGCCGCGGCATGATCGACCGGCTGACCTGA
- a CDS encoding VOC family protein — protein MARDLQAAQDFYGAVLGWTFRAASLGQGFTVAELGGVPVAGIGAVAGDFAVPVAWTAYFAVDDADAAVARIRECGGTVGIGPVAFPPGGRAALATDLEGAAFGVWEGRVLSQWRVGDDQAPAWLELHTRNAFDAALFYGRVLEWDGGNPDGCEVSYEQDQVVLRHGGQAVARLNSGPVESGSPRPQLRPRWGVHFKVADLDGARRAVLEHGGTVIADALPAGSGELLTIRDPDGGLFTLDRAAAAAPVISRLDVASGHI, from the coding sequence ATGGCACGCGACCTGCAGGCGGCCCAAGACTTCTATGGGGCCGTACTCGGCTGGACTTTCCGGGCCGCCAGCCTCGGACAGGGATTCACGGTCGCCGAGCTGGGCGGCGTGCCGGTGGCCGGCATCGGTGCGGTGGCCGGGGACTTCGCGGTTCCCGTCGCCTGGACGGCATACTTCGCGGTCGACGATGCGGACGCCGCAGTGGCACGTATCCGCGAATGTGGCGGCACCGTGGGAATCGGCCCGGTGGCCTTTCCCCCCGGGGGCCGCGCAGCCCTCGCGACCGACCTCGAAGGCGCGGCCTTCGGCGTGTGGGAGGGCCGCGTCCTGTCCCAGTGGCGGGTCGGCGACGACCAAGCGCCCGCGTGGCTGGAACTGCACACCAGGAACGCGTTCGACGCCGCCCTGTTCTACGGCCGGGTGCTGGAGTGGGACGGGGGCAACCCGGACGGCTGCGAGGTCTCCTACGAACAGGACCAGGTCGTCCTCAGGCACGGCGGCCAAGCGGTGGCGCGCCTGAACAGCGGCCCGGTCGAAAGCGGCTCGCCCAGACCCCAGCTCCGCCCTCGCTGGGGCGTCCACTTCAAGGTCGCCGACCTCGACGGGGCGAGAAGGGCGGTGCTCGAACACGGCGGCACGGTCATCGCGGACGCCCTACCGGCAGGCTCTGGTGAGCTCCTGACGATCCGAGACCCGGACGGCGGCCTGTTCACCCTCGACCGGGCCGCCGCAGCGGCCCCCGTCATCAGTCGCCTCGACGTCGCCTCTGGGCACATCTGA
- a CDS encoding histone protein, with the protein MEDTTKIALAAAVAGGYVLGRTKKGRLAFSVATYLAGRRFGLEPGQLLKEGASRLKEMPQFADLAEQLRGEALDAGRQALATAANRKLADLAGNLHERTLELSRSNTDRGREDDEEEQDEDQEPYEDEEAEDYAEEDEDGYAPEDEEEQEGPEPTDDEEEPDEEEPEEEPEEEEPEEEEEEEEEEEEEEEPPPPPRRTRTSARARSRRSAAPARKSEEPEEEEPEDDEPDEEEPNEEEEPPPPPRRTRTSARARSRRSAAPARKREAEEPEEEEDEEEDEPSPPPRRTRTSARTPDGRSAARARKSSPSPAAAKKASPPTKKSTPARKAPAKKAAPAKKAAPAKKAAPAKKAAPAKKAAPAKKAAPAKKAAPAKKTAAKKAAPAKKAASPAKRTAAKKTAGGKSTAPAKKSAASRSAPSKAAAKKSSSPPRKKAGGQSPARKSAATKAPAKKTAGRSPARKTAAKKTAARKPSTRR; encoded by the coding sequence ATGGAGGACACCACCAAGATCGCTCTGGCCGCCGCGGTGGCCGGAGGTTACGTACTCGGCCGGACCAAGAAGGGCCGCCTGGCGTTCAGCGTGGCGACCTACCTCGCAGGCCGACGGTTCGGGCTCGAACCCGGACAGCTCCTCAAGGAAGGTGCATCCCGGCTGAAGGAGATGCCCCAGTTCGCCGATCTCGCCGAGCAGCTGCGGGGCGAAGCCCTGGACGCCGGCCGCCAAGCGCTGGCTACGGCGGCTAACCGCAAGCTGGCCGACCTCGCGGGCAACCTGCACGAACGCACCCTCGAGCTCTCCCGCAGCAACACGGACCGGGGGCGAGAGGACGACGAGGAGGAGCAGGACGAGGACCAGGAGCCCTACGAGGACGAGGAAGCCGAGGATTACGCGGAAGAGGACGAGGACGGCTACGCGCCCGAGGACGAGGAAGAGCAAGAGGGGCCCGAGCCGACAGACGACGAGGAAGAACCCGACGAAGAGGAGCCGGAGGAGGAGCCCGAGGAGGAGGAGCCTGAGGAGGAAGAGGAAGAGGAAGAGGAAGAGGAGGAGGAGGAAGAGCCTCCCCCACCGCCGCGCCGGACTCGCACGTCGGCCCGCGCGCGCAGCCGCCGAAGCGCAGCTCCCGCCCGCAAGTCCGAGGAACCGGAAGAGGAAGAGCCGGAAGACGACGAACCGGACGAGGAAGAACCGAACGAGGAGGAAGAGCCTCCCCCGCCACCGCGCCGGACTCGCACGTCGGCCCGCGCGCGCAGCCGCCGAAGCGCAGCCCCCGCCCGCAAGAGGGAAGCGGAGGAGCCTGAGGAGGAAGAGGACGAGGAGGAGGACGAGCCTTCTCCGCCGCCGCGCCGGACTCGGACCTCGGCCCGTACCCCCGACGGTCGGAGCGCGGCCCGCGCCCGCAAGTCCTCACCCAGTCCCGCCGCGGCGAAGAAGGCGTCCCCGCCGACGAAGAAGTCGACTCCCGCGAGGAAGGCGCCGGCGAAGAAGGCGGCCCCCGCGAAGAAGGCAGCTCCCGCAAAGAAGGCGGCCCCCGCGAAGAAGGCAGCTCCCGCAAAGAAGGCGGCCCCCGCGAAGAAGGCAGCTCCCGCAAAGAAGGCAGCTCCCGCGAAGAAGACCGCAGCGAAGAAGGCGGCTCCGGCGAAGAAGGCAGCGTCGCCCGCGAAGCGGACGGCAGCGAAGAAGACGGCCGGCGGCAAGTCGACGGCGCCTGCCAAGAAGAGTGCCGCTTCCCGGAGCGCACCGTCCAAGGCGGCCGCGAAGAAGAGCAGCAGCCCGCCGCGCAAGAAGGCCGGCGGTCAGAGTCCGGCACGCAAGAGCGCAGCCACGAAGGCCCCCGCCAAGAAGACAGCCGGCCGCAGCCCGGCCCGCAAGACAGCCGCCAAGAAGACGGCGGCCCGCAAGCCGTCCACGCGGAGGTAG
- a CDS encoding nitronate monooxygenase has translation MLTTPVCRSLGIDAPIICAPFGPWDEVDLAAAVCQAGGLGSLGTAVRPLPELREQWARLRRLTDRPFAINHTSRPFDEEAFQATLEERPAAISFHLAVPPDLINRAHDAGILWIQQVSSRGQAQEALGAGADVIVAQGGEAGGQGGDVSTMVMVPDVVDMAGEVPVLAAGGIADGRGLAAALALGAQGVLMGTRFLASQEMSVSQAWKTRIVESAASDTVKAYGSERILPPFNLPGSTGVPRCLRTPPGGRPARAPRTGGPRRDRASRDGRHPCRQRRGIPPLHRPVHRPRARDPGGRRDRPTNRKGSRGGAGGSDPRHQPRAMTALSPET, from the coding sequence ATGCTGACCACCCCTGTCTGCCGCTCTCTCGGTATCGATGCCCCGATCATCTGCGCGCCCTTCGGCCCGTGGGATGAGGTCGATCTCGCGGCTGCAGTGTGCCAGGCCGGTGGACTGGGAAGCCTCGGCACGGCGGTGCGTCCCCTCCCGGAACTGAGGGAGCAGTGGGCCCGGCTGCGGCGGCTGACGGACCGGCCGTTCGCGATCAACCACACGAGCCGCCCCTTCGACGAGGAAGCGTTCCAGGCCACGCTGGAGGAGCGGCCAGCGGCGATCTCCTTCCACTTGGCGGTGCCGCCCGACCTGATCAACCGTGCCCACGATGCCGGCATCCTATGGATCCAGCAGGTCTCCAGCCGCGGTCAGGCCCAGGAGGCTCTGGGGGCCGGAGCGGATGTGATCGTCGCGCAGGGCGGCGAAGCCGGCGGGCAAGGCGGGGACGTCTCCACCATGGTGATGGTCCCCGATGTCGTCGACATGGCGGGCGAGGTACCCGTCCTAGCGGCCGGCGGGATCGCCGACGGCCGCGGCCTGGCTGCGGCGCTGGCGCTGGGCGCACAGGGTGTGCTGATGGGGACACGCTTCCTCGCGTCGCAGGAGATGAGCGTCTCTCAGGCGTGGAAGACCCGGATCGTCGAGTCCGCCGCCTCGGACACCGTGAAGGCCTACGGCAGTGAGCGAATCCTGCCCCCCTTCAACCTCCCCGGCAGCACTGGCGTTCCGCGCTGCCTTCGCACCCCCCCTGGTGGACGCCCTGCGCGAGCACCCAGAACAGGTGGACCCCGCAGAGACCGTGCCTCGCGTGATGGCCGCCATCCTTGCCGGCAGCGGAGAGGAATACCTCCCCTTCACCGGCCAGTCCACCGCCCTCGTGCACGAGATCCTGGCGGCCGGCGAGATCGTCCGACGAACCGTAAAGGAAGCCGAGGCGGCGCTGGCGGCAGCGACCCACGCCATCAGCCCAGGGCCATGACGGCCCTCAGCCCCGAGACTTGA
- a CDS encoding gas vesicle protein → MSLIANDGPLPDRQVALVDLLDRLLSGGVVLTGDIVLSIADIDLVRISLRALIVSVSSETTASLAAGGGSDES, encoded by the coding sequence ATGAGCCTCATCGCAAACGACGGGCCGCTGCCCGACCGCCAGGTTGCCCTCGTCGACCTCCTCGACCGGCTCCTGAGCGGCGGAGTAGTCCTGACCGGCGACATCGTCTTGTCCATCGCTGACATCGACCTCGTGCGGATCTCGCTGCGTGCCCTGATCGTCTCCGTCAGTTCCGAGACCACTGCATCCCTGGCCGCCGGCGGAGGAAGCGATGAATCGTGA
- a CDS encoding gas vesicle protein K, protein MNREPAPPPPHRPGRLDDVGDSLSEAFRLVQAPPTPDGQAPRPVRRLHTDAETVGEDLLKLVLTLVELLRQLIERQALRRVDAGDLTDDQEEELGATLLALHDTLTDLCAEHGYALEDLNLDLGPLGPLLPRRD, encoded by the coding sequence ATGAATCGTGAACCGGCCCCGCCCCCGCCGCACCGCCCGGGCCGCCTCGATGACGTGGGCGACAGCCTTTCCGAGGCCTTCCGTCTCGTCCAGGCACCCCCCACCCCCGACGGGCAGGCTCCCCGCCCCGTCCGGCGCCTTCACACTGACGCGGAAACCGTCGGGGAAGACCTCCTCAAGCTCGTTCTCACGCTGGTAGAGCTCCTGCGCCAGCTCATCGAGCGCCAAGCGCTGCGCCGCGTCGACGCCGGCGATCTCACCGACGACCAGGAAGAAGAGCTCGGCGCGACGCTCCTGGCACTCCACGACACCCTCACAGACCTGTGCGCGGAGCACGGTTACGCCCTTGAGGACCTCAATCTCGACCTCGGCCCCCTCGGGCCGCTGCTCCCGCGGCGCGACTGA
- a CDS encoding GvpL/GvpF family gas vesicle protein: MTAPALTYVYAVTQPTSALDAALPTLHGIGQELLRLLPSDGEGMPLVFVVSDVPEADFNETALKNHFEDLEWLEYVARTHHGVVQAVATCAPVLPLRMATVYQDDHRARQALTVQHRAFSARLDLLRAHTEYGVKIYLTPSTTLEPDQEATVGSSQPTSPGKAYLRARRAQQHTRESVYQQAQVAAQAIEAIAAHLTTQRVRHAPQRGALTATQENVLNDAYLVPDEQAEEFQAAIAEVARRFPDLRIEVTGPWAPYSFATPPPETPDPAAPSHHSGAPTAHREPP; the protein is encoded by the coding sequence ATGACCGCGCCCGCGCTCACCTACGTGTACGCCGTCACCCAGCCGACCAGCGCCCTCGACGCGGCGCTCCCCACCCTGCACGGCATCGGCCAGGAGCTTCTCCGTCTGCTGCCCTCGGACGGCGAGGGCATGCCGCTCGTCTTCGTCGTGTCGGATGTGCCAGAAGCCGACTTCAACGAAACCGCCCTCAAGAACCACTTCGAAGACCTCGAATGGCTGGAATACGTCGCCCGCACCCACCACGGCGTGGTCCAGGCCGTAGCCACCTGCGCCCCTGTGCTGCCCTTGCGCATGGCCACCGTGTACCAGGACGACCACCGTGCCCGGCAAGCCTTGACCGTCCAGCACCGCGCGTTCAGCGCGCGCCTCGACCTGCTCCGCGCCCACACCGAGTACGGCGTCAAGATCTACCTGACGCCGTCCACCACCCTCGAACCCGACCAGGAGGCGACAGTCGGTTCCAGCCAGCCGACCAGTCCCGGCAAGGCCTACCTGCGAGCCCGCAGGGCTCAGCAGCACACACGCGAATCCGTCTACCAGCAGGCCCAGGTCGCTGCGCAGGCCATCGAAGCCATCGCCGCCCACCTCACCACGCAGCGTGTGCGTCACGCGCCTCAGCGCGGCGCCCTGACCGCCACCCAGGAGAACGTCCTCAACGACGCCTACCTCGTCCCCGACGAACAAGCCGAGGAGTTCCAGGCCGCCATCGCCGAGGTCGCCCGCCGCTTCCCCGACCTCCGCATCGAGGTCACAGGCCCGTGGGCCCCGTACTCCTTCGCCACACCACCACCCGAAACGCCGGACCCGGCTGCCCCCTCCCACCATTCCGGAGCCCCGACCGCCCACCGCGAGCCGCCATGA
- a CDS encoding gas vesicle protein, with the protein MTEPVPGRPGSFASRAPMPYGPTSTSSLADILERVLDKGIVIAGDIRINLLDIELLTIKLRILIASVDKAKEMGIDWWEHDPSLSSRHTGSPLEQENRRLRAELEALRGELGQTGPGEEADEEPQKPARPPGRRRPGSTP; encoded by the coding sequence GTGACCGAACCTGTGCCCGGCCGGCCGGGCTCCTTCGCCTCCCGCGCCCCGATGCCCTACGGGCCCACCTCCACCTCCAGCCTCGCCGACATCCTCGAACGAGTGCTGGACAAAGGCATCGTCATCGCCGGCGACATCCGCATCAACCTCCTCGACATCGAGCTGTTGACCATCAAACTCCGCATCCTGATCGCCTCGGTCGACAAGGCCAAGGAGATGGGAATCGACTGGTGGGAACACGACCCCTCCCTGTCCTCCCGGCACACCGGCAGCCCCCTCGAACAGGAAAACCGGCGCCTGCGCGCCGAACTGGAGGCTCTCCGCGGTGAACTCGGACAGACCGGGCCCGGGGAGGAAGCCGACGAGGAGCCGCAGAAGCCCGCCCGGCCGCCTGGCCGGCGTCGGCCGGGGAGCACACCATGA
- a CDS encoding IS5 family transposase (programmed frameshift), whose translation MNVNLVPDDLWDRIAPLLPARPRRHRHPGRLPVPDRVALPGIIYVPRKGVVWRDVPSEVVGCSGVTAWRRLRDWTEAGVGPRLHAALPTEMRRSDLLELDDCSVGGSHVRALKGGDHVGASPVDRARPGSKHHLIDRHGTPLAVSVTGRNRHDVTQLLPLLDAVPPIRGRRGRPRRKPRRVYADRGYDFDKYLRLLWKRGIKPIIARRGVAHGSGLGKVRWVVERAFAWLHQFKRLRIRYERRADLHQGLLELACSIICLRRLRRSF comes from the exons GTGAACGTGAACCTTGTCCCCGACGATCTCTGGGACCGGATAGCCCCGCTGTTGCCGGCGCGCCCACGCCGACACCGCCACCCCGGACGACTCCCAGTGCCGGACCGGGTCGCACTGCCGGGCATCATTTACGTCCCGCGTAAGGGCGTGGTCTGGCGCGACGTGCCAAGTGAAGTAGTGGGCTGCTCCGGGGTGACGGCCTGGCGCCGTCTGCGGGACTGGACCGAGGCCGGAGTCGGGCCCCGTCTGCATGCTGCCCTGCCTACCGAGATGCGTCGCTCCGACCTGCTGGAACTGGACGACTGCTCTGTAG GCGGATCGCACGTCCGGGCCCTCAAAGGGGGGGACCATGTCGGCGCCTCTCCGGTCGACCGCGCCCGCCCCGGCTCCAAGCACCACCTGATCGACCGCCATGGAACCCCGCTCGCCGTCTCGGTCACCGGCAGGAACCGCCACGACGTCACCCAACTCCTTCCCTTGTTGGACGCGGTCCCTCCAATCCGCGGACGGCGGGGACGTCCCCGCCGCAAGCCGCGGCGCGTGTACGCCGATAGGGGCTACGACTTCGACAAGTACCTCCGCCTGCTCTGGAAACGCGGCATCAAGCCGATCATCGCCCGCCGCGGTGTCGCACACGGCTCCGGTCTCGGCAAGGTGCGCTGGGTAGTCGAGCGTGCCTTCGCCTGGCTGCACCAGTTCAAGCGACTCCGAATCCGCTACGAGCGCCGAGCCGACCTCCATCAGGGCCTGCTCGAACTCGCCTGCAGCATCATCTGCCTCCGACGCCTCCGTAGATCATTCTGA
- a CDS encoding GlsB/YeaQ/YmgE family stress response membrane protein has translation MGIIAWILIGLLAGIIAKLLLPGKDPGGIIVTTLIGIAGGLLGGWLGKVIFGVDSIDGFFDLSTWIAAIVGSLILLILYRLLTRGKRHRS, from the coding sequence GTGGGCATAATCGCCTGGATTCTCATCGGACTGCTCGCAGGCATCATCGCCAAGTTGCTACTTCCCGGCAAAGACCCCGGCGGCATCATCGTCACCACGCTCATCGGCATCGCCGGCGGCCTGCTCGGCGGCTGGCTGGGCAAGGTCATCTTCGGCGTGGACTCGATCGACGGCTTCTTCGACCTCTCGACCTGGATCGCGGCCATCGTCGGCTCCCTCATCCTTCTGATCCTTTACCGCCTCCTCACCCGGGGCAAGCGCCACCGTTCCTGA
- a CDS encoding TetR/AcrR family transcriptional regulator, whose protein sequence is MSTPDRRTLIADTAIATVAASGLRGLTHRAVDAAAGLPTGSTSYYFRTRTALIEACYRRLAESDLADLQQDAPVLSLPQTGGRAPAEHGEGGGHGQRAGRHEAAAALASVIHRWLTTGRERQLARFELSLEAARNPELRSGLHRAGLGARARAAGILTALGAAHPERSAEILVAWTDGILYDHLAGALAASRPVPTVPELTATVRRMLDAALAAEVPERP, encoded by the coding sequence ATGTCCACCCCTGACCGCAGGACGCTCATTGCCGACACCGCCATCGCCACCGTGGCCGCCTCAGGCTTGCGCGGCCTGACCCATCGGGCGGTCGACGCCGCCGCCGGCCTGCCGACGGGCAGCACCTCGTACTACTTCCGCACCCGGACGGCGTTGATCGAGGCCTGCTACCGGCGCCTGGCCGAGAGCGACCTGGCCGACCTGCAGCAGGACGCGCCGGTGCTCTCCCTCCCGCAGACGGGAGGGAGAGCACCGGCTGAGCATGGGGAAGGCGGCGGCCACGGGCAGAGGGCCGGCAGGCACGAGGCGGCGGCCGCACTCGCGAGCGTGATCCACCGCTGGTTGACGACGGGGCGCGAACGCCAGCTGGCCCGCTTCGAACTCTCGCTGGAGGCCGCCCGTAATCCGGAGCTGCGTTCGGGACTGCACCGAGCGGGCCTCGGCGCCCGCGCCCGCGCCGCCGGAATCCTCACCGCCCTGGGCGCCGCCCACCCCGAACGCTCCGCCGAGATCCTGGTCGCCTGGACCGACGGCATCCTCTACGACCACCTGGCCGGGGCCCTCGCCGCCTCGCGCCCCGTGCCGACCGTCCCGGAACTGACCGCGACGGTCCGGCGGATGCTGGACGCGGCACTGGCTGCGGAGGTGCCGGAGCGCCCCTGA